The following nucleotide sequence is from Pandoraea thiooxydans.
ACCACGCTGCAGGATGCCTGGACGGTTCAGACCGAGGCCGGGCCGATCGAGGCCGGCTCGGCTGTCGTCGCGCTTGGGCCGTGGTCGAACGACATCACCACACGCCTGGGCTACCGCCTGCCGCTGGCGGTCAAGCGCGGCTACCACATGCACTATGCCAGCATGGCCGGGGCTCGGCTCAATCACCCGGTGCTCGATGTGGAGAGCGGCTTTTTGCTGGCACCCATGGCGCGCGGCATCCGTTTGACCACGGGTGTCGAGCTGGCGCATCGTGACGCGCCCAAAACGCCGGTGCAACTGGCGGCGGTCGAGCCGGTGGCGCGCACGCTGTTTCCGCTGGACCAGCGCATCGACGCCGAGCCGTGGATGGGCCGCCGACCCTGCACCCCGGACATGATGCCGATCATCGGACCGGCGCCGCGCCACCGCAACCTGTGGTTCGCCTTCGGTCACGCGCATCATGGCCTCACGCTGGGTGCCGTCACCGGCCGGTTGCTCGCCGAGATGATCACCGGCGAGGCGCCACTGGTCGATCCCCGCCCATTCAGAGCCGATCGCTTTTAGCTTGCATGGTCCCCGAGCCGCCGGCCCTGGCGGCGGATGGTTTCGTCAATCGATGCGATCAGGACATTCAATTGTCCTTTTCGCGCCGCTCGTTTCATGATTCATGTGTGAGAAATACGTGACGACAAGAACGAGAGATTTTGGCAATGACCACCGCCCAGGCACAACTCGGGATGAGCGAACGCACCACGCTGGCCATCGGCGAGGCGCTTGCCGCGCGCAGCGTCGGGCTGCGCGCCAGGCTGCTGTTCGTCGGGCCGGCCGTGGTTGCCTCCATCGCCTACATGGACCCAGGCAATATCGCCACCAACCTGCAAGCGGGGGCCAGGTATGGCTACTCGCTGCTGTGGGTCGTGGTGGCGGCCAACCTGATTGCGATGCTGTTCCAGGCGCTCTCGGCCAAGCTTGGCATCGTCACGCAGCGCAACCTCGCGGAGCTGGTGCGCGAGCAGTTTCCGCCGTCCGTGGTGCTGCTGATGTGGGGCATCAGCGAGATTGCCTCGATGGCGACCGATCTGGCTGAGTTCCTGGGCGGTGCGATCGGGTTGTCGCTGCTGTTCCATTTGCCGCTGATGTCCGGCATGGTTGTCACCGGCATCGTCACCTACGGCATCCTGTTAGCCGAGAAGCGCGGTTTCAGGCCGCTCGAGCTGATCATCGGCGCACTGGTGGCGGCGATTGCACTGTCGTACGTGATGGAATTGCTGATCGTGCCGGTCGAGTGGACGGCCGCCATGCGCGGCGCGCTCGTACCGCAACTGCCGGACGGCGGCGCGTTGACCGTGGCGGTCGGCATCCTCGGGGCGACGGTCATGCCGCATGCGATTTTCCTGCATTCAGGCCTGATGCAGGGCCGTGCGTCGGCGCGTACCGATGGCGCACGCCGGAAGCTGCTCAAACTCTCGAATCTGGAAGTCGTGATTGCGCTTTCGGTGGCGGGGCTCATCAACATGGCAATGATCGTGATGGCCTCGGGTGCGTTCCATGCGGGCCGTCCGGAGGTTGCCGAGATCGAAACCGCGTACCGTGCGCTCACACCGATGCTCGGGGCGGGCGCTGCCGTTCTTTTTCTGGTCTCGCTGATGGCCTCCGGCGTATCGAGCTCGGTGGTCGGCACGATGGCCGGACAGATGATCATGCAGGGCTTCGTCGGTACGCGCCTGCCGCTGTGGTTGCGTCGGGCTGTAACCATGCTGCCGGCTTTCGCGGTCGTCGCGTGCGGCGTCAGCGCGACGCGGGCGCTGATCTATAGCCAGGTCGTGCTGAGCTTTGCCTTGCCGGTACCGATGATTGCCGTGGCGATTTTCACCTGCCGGCGCGACATCATGGGCAATTTCGTCAATCGCCGGCTCGTCGCCGCATCGGCACTGGCGGGTGCCGCGCTGATTCTCGCGCTCAACGCGGTGTTGGTGCTGCAAACGTTCGGGGTCGCGGTTCCCGGGATGACGCGCTAGCGCTGGCCGCCCTGGCCGGCGCGCGATTGCCCGCCGGCCAGCGCGCAGTGAGACTTGTCCACAGAAATTGTTCGTAACACTGTGGATAAATGATCTGCAAACTGGGCAATGCGTTGATTTGCCTCAGATTTTCACCGGTGTGTCTGAACCCGGCAAAGCACTTGACCATGTTCCGGACGCGCTTTGCCGGTGCGGACTTCGGCCGTTGCCATCAATGACGGTCGGGGCCGCGGCCATGGCCGGGTCCATGATCGTATCCGTGACCGCGGCCGCGATCATGATCGGGGCGACGGTGGCGCCATGGATCCCGGTCATGCGGATGGTGGCGGACCCAGTCGTCGCGATCCCAATAGCGGTGGCCATCCCAGTAGCGGTCACCATGCAGGCCGATAGTGATGCTCACATCGACCGGCATCAGGCGCGGTTGGCCGTAGACGGCAAGCGGCTGGCCTTCGTAGGCGAGCGCCGAACCAGCGGCGAGGAACGCGCTGGCGGCGAGCGCCAAAGCAATGATCGGGCGAGCGGTGCGGTAAGTTTTTTTCATGATGCAATCTCCTGATTCAGGTGAGGGAGGCACATGTCGGCCAGCAAAGCCGGGCGGGCAAGGCGCCACCGAGCGACGCCATCCTAACGCCGCAACGCGGTGCAAACGTGACAACTTGTAAGCGCGCATGTCTGCATGTAACCGGGCGTCGCGGTGCTTCGGTAAAAAAGCCTTATTTTATGGGGTTTGGAAGCAGTTGGCCGTTCCATCTGGCCGCCGCCGCTGTTACATCTATTGCGTGGACGTAATGATGCGGCATGCCGGCCCGATCGCCACGTGGCCAGCGCGCAGGGCGGGCGTGGCCGGTGTTCCCGGCCCGTGTGCCGCAGCAACGGCGGGCGCGTTGGGGTGCTATAGTTGACGGATAAGACAGCACTGCGTCAACGCGCAGGCAATATCGATGCACCGGCCGTCCCGATCGGGCGGCGTTTCAAGGAAATGTAATGGCAGCAAAACCCGCTATTTATGTCGATGGCCAGCACGGCACCACCGGATTGCAAATTCTCGACCTGCTGGCGCAGCGCGACGAATTCGAACTGATTTCGATTGCCGAGAGCGACCGGCGCTCGCTCGAGCATCGGCGCCGCGCACTGAACGGCGCGGATGTGGTGATTCTGTGCCTGCCCGACGATGCCTCGCGCGAGGCGGTGTCGCTGATCGAGAATCCCAAGGTCCGCGTGATCGACGCGAGCACCGCTTACCGTACCGCCCCCGACTGGGTGTATGGCTTTGCGGAGCTCACCGATGGGCAGCGGGCACGCATCGCCGAGGCGCAGCGGGTCAGCAATCCCGGATGCTACGCGACCGGCGCGATCGCGCTGCTCCGCCCGCTGGTGCAGCGCGGCGTCGTGCAGCCCGATCAGGCGATGCACATTGTCGGGGTGTCCGGCTACACCGGCGGCGGCAAGGCGCTGATACAGATTCACGAAGGCGAGGATCCCGAGCCGTTCGCGCTGTATGGCACCAAGCTGGCTCACAAGCACGTGCCGGAAATCCAGATGCACGCGCAGCTGCGCCGCCGGCCGATTTTCGTGCCCAGCGAAGGGCATTTCCCGACAGGCATGCTGGTGATCGTCACCCTGGCGCGCGAGGCGCTGAATGACGATGCGGCCGCCGTGCACGGCGCATTGGCCGAACATTACCGCGATGCGGCTTTCGTCAGCGTTGTGCCGGCGGACTCCCGAGAGCAACTGCTGCGCGGCGATTTCATTCGCGCCGATACCCTCAGCGGCACCAACCAGCTCGAGTTGATGTCCTTTGCGAGCCCGTCGGGTGACGAGATTCTGTTGGTGGCGCGTCTCGACAATCTCGGCAAGGGCGCCTCGGGCGCGGCGGTCCAGAACCTGAATCTGATGCTGGGCCTCGACGAGCGCACCGGACTGGCCG
It contains:
- a CDS encoding Nramp family divalent metal transporter — its product is MTTAQAQLGMSERTTLAIGEALAARSVGLRARLLFVGPAVVASIAYMDPGNIATNLQAGARYGYSLLWVVVAANLIAMLFQALSAKLGIVTQRNLAELVREQFPPSVVLLMWGISEIASMATDLAEFLGGAIGLSLLFHLPLMSGMVVTGIVTYGILLAEKRGFRPLELIIGALVAAIALSYVMELLIVPVEWTAAMRGALVPQLPDGGALTVAVGILGATVMPHAIFLHSGLMQGRASARTDGARRKLLKLSNLEVVIALSVAGLINMAMIVMASGAFHAGRPEVAEIETAYRALTPMLGAGAAVLFLVSLMASGVSSSVVGTMAGQMIMQGFVGTRLPLWLRRAVTMLPAFAVVACGVSATRALIYSQVVLSFALPVPMIAVAIFTCRRDIMGNFVNRRLVAASALAGAALILALNAVLVLQTFGVAVPGMTR
- the argC gene encoding N-acetyl-gamma-glutamyl-phosphate reductase, which gives rise to MAAKPAIYVDGQHGTTGLQILDLLAQRDEFELISIAESDRRSLEHRRRALNGADVVILCLPDDASREAVSLIENPKVRVIDASTAYRTAPDWVYGFAELTDGQRARIAEAQRVSNPGCYATGAIALLRPLVQRGVVQPDQAMHIVGVSGYTGGGKALIQIHEGEDPEPFALYGTKLAHKHVPEIQMHAQLRRRPIFVPSEGHFPTGMLVIVTLAREALNDDAAAVHGALAEHYRDAAFVSVVPADSREQLLRGDFIRADTLSGTNQLELMSFASPSGDEILLVARLDNLGKGASGAAVQNLNLMLGLDERTGLAGAR